A region of Colletotrichum destructivum chromosome 11, complete sequence DNA encodes the following proteins:
- a CDS encoding Putative carbohydrate-binding WSC — MLSRTIILAQVLLALLSAVVSLTVTEASSYLEVAQSSLADNRLSVVTNSVSGRGNFDTFGSYTNGPFGIGPGAMHATGLVRDAVAGQTPNTQYSELNEPQTRCGVQNEAWEIALLTFTINTPPEVTDLQVNFVFALQEPANRNPDSMQIIFNTNDVQLFDNIQWLSSSSPLITTTPAGTGISHARSTGLRSITYTVKSQQTTFQMFICEAISGVDDVAVFYNIVGLTLPQTTTITTSSTTSSSSSTTTTTTTTTEATSTTTSSSSSTTTTATTESTSTTTSSSSSTATTTTTTTATSSTSSSSSTTTTADTSSTSSSSSTATTTTTTTATSSTSSSSSTTTTADTSSTSSSSSTTTTAATSLTASSSTSDSSPGSTLMATSSLLSSESTTLLSPSFSPNTSSSFEMTITSSLSVLPSSGLSTSTSLETLTTSTSQFSTSFSQSLSTTSSIQTPSITATLSSSSRLSLTSSNSITGSVVATNLPNVDNYAFIGCLGSPSGFGSFVQVGQDPNMTQERCVNLSQGRQYGGVFNDTCFVSDLLQGTALFPAASCNLPCPGNAGQICGGLTNATTLGRRSYYGPQVSRRAASPNILLTLFGRVETVGSTTIPSNAGPSGSTIGPPLSSVSPVPLSGSSSLNSPTLPNPSSLVTLENLPPGFSSVSLTLGGVEPIVTSGTTTRIRSNTQHITSIVTTIFYTTVDPVNPTAVVETELHTTIYFEDCGCPTQSTPSICMVTTVAQCHRCGLRGEDKVTLVVPSLSDSLPQNQVSLTRDKSPSSLRLVEFSHETQSSSAATLAVSSSNHLVTLSPTVIHGQSPIHTVASSSNHLVTLNPAVSQGRSPTHILASSKEMPVVPNQNMAAPQSSNVSTVETVVTAIAPSGRQDLYRTEVFRIVVCVLAYTFFLS, encoded by the exons ATGCTGTCTCGTACTATCATTCTAGCCCAGGTCTTGCTCGCGCTCTTGAGTGCAGTAGTCAGTCTAACTGTAACAGAAGCCTCTAGTTACCTAGAGGTAGCACAAAGCTCACTTGCGGATAACCGGCTCAGCGTAGTGACGAACTCTGTAAGCGGACGGGGAAATTTTGACACCTTCGGATCTTACACAAATGGCCCTTTTGGAATCGGTCCCGGCGCTATGCATGCCACTGGATTGGTGAGAGATGCTGTCGCTGGGCAAACCCCAAATACACAATACTCGGAACTCAACGAACCTCAGACACGATGCGGGGTGCAGAACGAGGCCTGGGAAATAGCGCTTTTGACTTTCACCATCAATACGCCTCCTGAGGTTACAGATCTCCAAGTCAATTTTGTATTTGCCTTGCAGGAACC TGCCAACCGAAATCCTGATAGCATGCAAATCATTTTCAACACAAACGATGTGCAACTCTTTGACAATATACAATGGTTGTCATCCAGTTCCCCCCTCATTACTACAACGCCTGCCGGCACCGGCATATCACACGCAAGGTCCACAGGCTTACGGTCAATTACCTACACTGTAAAAAGCCAGCAAACAACATTTCAAATGTTTATCTGTGAGGCCATTAGtggcgtcgatgatgtaGCAGTGTTTTACAACATCGTCGGCCTAACCTTACCACAAACCACTACTATAActacatcatcaacaacatctAGCTCCAGCTCCACAACTACTACTACAACTACAACTACTGAAGCCACTTCTACAACAACATCTTCATCCAGCTCTACTACTACAACTGCAACTACTGAATCCACTTCTACAACAACATCTTCATCCAGCTCTActgctactactactacaACTACTACAGCCACTTCCTCAACATCTTCATCCAGCTCTACCACCACTACTGCAGATActtcctcgacatcttcaTCCAGCTCTACTGCCACTACTACTACAACTACTACAGCCACTTCCTCAACATCTTCATCCAGCTCTACCACCACTACTGCAGATACTTCCTCAACATCTTCATCCAGCTCTACCACCACTACTGCAGCCACTTCCTTAACAGCATCCTCATCTACTTCAGACTCAAGTCCGGGCTCTACCCTTATGGCTACCTCCTCGCTATTATCTTCAGAATCTACAACATTACTATCTCCATCATTTTCACCAAACACTAGCAGTTCATTCGAAATGACAATAACTTCTAGCTTGTCCGTTCTGCCTTCGTCTGGCTTGTCAACTAGCACATCTCTTGAAACACTTACTACGTCAACATCGCAATTTTCAACTAGTTTCAGCCAGTCTCTTAGTACTACCTCGAGCATACAAACTCCAAGCATTACTGCAACATTATCCTCGTCTAGTCGCCTCTCTCTAACATCAAGTAATTCTATTACTGGCTCCGTAGTTGCTACCAACCTCCCAAATGTCGACAATTACGCATTCATTGGATGCTTGGGGTCACCTTCAGGATTTGGATCTTTTGTTCAGGTCGGGCAGGATCCAAATATGACGCAAGAGAGATGTGTCAACCTGTCCCAGGGACGACAGTACGGGGGCGTTTTCAATGA CACATGTTTTGTGTCAGACTTGCTCCAAGGGACCGCTCTTTTTCCTGCTGCTAGCTGCAACCTACCTTGCCCCGGCAATGCTGGTCAGATATGCGGTGGACTAACGAACGCTACCACGTTGGGCCGACGTAGCTATTACGGTCCACAGGTGTCCCGACGCGCTGCTTCACCAAACATCCTTCTAACTTTGTTTGGGCGCGTTGAGACCGTTGGTTCTACAACAATTCCGAGCAATGCTGGTCCCTCTGGCTCAACTATCGGCCCGCCCCTGTCAAGCGTTTCGCCGGTTCCACTGTCCGGCAGCTCGAGCTTGAATTCGCCCACGTTACCAAATCCGTCAAGTCTGGTCACTCTAGAGAATTTGCCTCCAGGTTTCTCATCGGTCTCTTTAACTTTGGGTGGGGTTGAACCCATTGTCACTAGTGGGACAACCACCCGAATCAGAAGTAACACTCAGCATATAACTTCTATAGTAACCACCATCTTTTACACTACGGTTGACCCAGTAAATCCTACCGCTGTGGTTGAAACTGAGTTGCACACCACGATATACTTTGAGGATTGCGGATGTCCTACCCAATCGACTCCATCGATATGCATGGTCACAACTGTGGCTCAATGCCACAGGTGTGGCCTCAGAGGAGAGGACAAAGTAACCCTAGTGGTTCCGTCGCTTTCTGATAGTCTCCCACAAAATCAGGTTTCTTTGACAAGAGACAAATCACCTTCTTCTTTAAGGTTGGTTGAATTTTCACATGAGACACagtcttcctcggcggctaCCTTAGCGGTTTCAAGTTCCAACCATCTAGTGACTTTGAGTCCTACCGTTATTCACGGTCAAAGTCCAATTCATACAGTGGCTTCAAGTTCTAACCATCTAGTGACTTTGAATCCTGCCGTTTCGCAGGGTCGAAGTCCAACTCATATACTGGCTTCAAGCAAGGAAATGCCGGTGGTCCCGAATCAAAATATGGCAGCACCTCAAAGCTCAAACGTTTCAACTGTAGAGACTGTTGTTACTGCAATAGCGCCGTCCGGGCGGCAGGACTTGTATAGAACGGAAGTCTTTAGGATTGTTGTTTGCGTGTTAGCATATACGTTCTTTCTGTCGTAA
- a CDS encoding Putative glycoside hydrolase family 18, catalytic domain, glycosyl hydrolase family 18 (GH18) active: MYQGKLPNPRPKEDANGYCAIYTTKQDDYCSKIAAGLMLTIEELETFNKNTWSWNGCKLLYPKFNMCVSKSAAPMPAIVPLNPCPVNVCCNIWGQCGLMDDFCVVSRSETGAPGTAAPGKHGCISNCGRDIIKGPAPAKKVKLGYFEGWNFNRECLTMVASQINTDAYTHVHFAFPNVTRGDFRIEITDALVQEQFEYFKKLEGVKNIPANRDVFKRNIISFINKHNMDGIDLDWEYPSAPDIPGIPSDDPINGVNYYRLLASIKAEVGSSKSVSFAAPASY, from the exons ATGTA TCAGGGCAAGCTGCCTAATCCAAGGCCTAAGGAGGACGCCAATGGCTATTGCGCCATCTACACCACTAAGCAGGACGATTACTGCTCCAAGATCGCTGCGGGTCTCATGCTCACCATAGAAGAGCTCGAGACTTTCAACAAGAACACATGGAGCTGGAACGGCTGCAAATTGCTTTACCCTAAGTTCAACATGTGTGTCAGCAAGAGTGCTGCGCCCATGCCTGCAATTGTTCCC TTAAATCCGTGCCCTGTCAATGTGTGCTGCAACATCTGGGGCCAATGCGGTTTGATGGACGACTTCTGTGTCGTTTCCAGGTCTGAGACGGGTGCTCCGGGCACTGCGGCTCCCGGCAAACACGGGTGCATCAGCAACTGCGGCAGAGACATCATCAAGGGCCCCGCGCCGGCAAAAAAGGTCAAGCTTGGCTACTTTGAGGGCTGGAACTTCAACCGCGAGTGCTTGACCATGGTTGCGAGCCAGATCAACACAGACGCCTACACCCACGTGCACTTCGCCTTCCCCAACGTCACGCGCGGGGACTTCCGCATTGAAATCACGGACGCGCTGGTGCAGGAGCAGTTTGAGTAtttcaagaagctcgagggtGTCAAGAATATC CCGGCCAATCGCGACGTCTTTAAGCGGAACATCATCTCCTTCATCAACAAGCACAATATGGATGGTATCGATCTGGACTGGGAGTACCCAAGTGCTCCTGACATCCCCGGCATCCCTTCGGATGATCCGATCAACGGTGTCAACTATTACCGCCTTTTGGCCAGCATCAAGGCTGAGGTCGGCAGCTCCAAGTCGGTCTCGTTCGCGGCCCCCGCATCGTACTAG
- a CDS encoding Putative cytochrome P450, protein MSSLPLPIGNTSWVEYQAYQLKDIDIDNLVKKVLGIFFGDPWRSSLSASACILVLTYAMSLASFTWTRWSSKGGKSVPTLPYLFPGICHGFGLEWSMADFLSKSIRSWGYLAPMKVAAGSFGFVMVTNPQHIRKMLRSSRILTNRPMMVFVMMKWFYAPPESMHHYTAHEDSNREDEHIHDQQAGISIKFLSGQHLQGMSERYMSTLQKRLDALPLEGEGQWLEIPDFYTWLRDQVTPTSIEAMFGSRLVEMYPDISTDFWKFDDNIANFSRNLPRWLIPNAYKNRDKLLANIKKWNILAHANTDCRKHGLEDPEWDEHMGSRFIKAREDIMKQHGLDDETVASENLGVLFGANANAVRAVFWCIFEALKDPDLKDRLHAELMDCRMSGSSPTATTTTTTTTGQQPFDLSKFATKPLLQSTYAELLRMLVQTTFTRTNENGDFDLGPDYTVRQNETMTVFSSITAHNTEAWRAARPEALAKPLDVFWPERFLVRKSKDAASQPTFSLEGLTECWMPYGGGQRMCPGRHFAKLEIIGTLGVLLDNFEMELMDRNRAGKVIPDKRWVPYGTLPPKGLVSVRLRRLQKQSVL, encoded by the exons ATGTCGTCCCTACCTTTACCGATAGGGAACACCTCCTGGGTAGAGTATCAGGCTTACCAGTTGAAA GATATTGATATTGACAACCTGGTGAAGAAAGTTCTGGGCATCTTCTTTGGAGATCCATGGCGTTCTTCACTCTCGGCTTCTGCGTGCATTTTGGTCCTCACCTATGCCATGTCCCTTGCCTCCTTCACATGGACTAGGTGGAGCTCAAAGGGCGGCAAGTCAGTGCCCACGCTTCCATACCTCTTTCCAGGAATCTGCCACGGCTTCGGGCTGGAATGGAGCATGGCAGACTTCCTGTCAAAAAGCAT ACGATCATGGGGCTATCTAGCGCCCATGAAGGTGGCCGCCGGCTCGTTTGGTTTCGTCATGGTCACGAACCCGCAACACATCCGCAAGATGCTCCGCTCGTCCAGAATCCTAACGAACCGGCCAATGATGGTCTTTGTTATGATGAAATGGTTTTACGCTCCACCGGAATCTATGCACCACTACACAGCCCACGAAGACAGCAACAGGGAAGACGAGCATATCCATGACCAGCAGGCCGGCATCAGCATCAAGTTTCTGTCCGGCCAGCATCTTCAAGGGATGTCGGAGCGATACATGTCCACCCTCCAGAAGAGACTGGACGCACTCcccctcgagggcgagggccagTGGCTGGAGATCCCGGACTTCTACACTTGGCTACGGGATCAAGTCACGCCAACGAGCATCGAGGCCATGTTCGGCTCGCGTCTTGTCGAGATGTACCCGGACATCTCTACAGACTTTTGGAAGTTTGACGACAACATTGCCAATTTCTCCCGGAATCTGCCACGGTGGCTGATCCCCAACGCCTACAAGAACCGCGACAAGCTGCTTGCAAACATCAAAAAGTGGAACATACTCGCGCATGCCAACACAGACTGCCGCAAGCACGGCCTTGAAGACCCCGAATGGGACGAGCACATGGGTTCGCGCTTCATCAAGGCCCGCGAGGACATTATGAAGCAGCATGGTCTCGATGACGAGACTGTGGCATCCGAAAACTTGGGTGTCCTCTTCGG AGCCAATGCAAACGCCGTACGCGCTGTTTTCTGGTGCATCTTcgaggccctcaaggatCCAGACCTCAAGGACCGCCTCCACGCCGAGCTCATGGACTGCCGCATGTCTGGTTCGTCGccgacagcaacaacaacaacaacaacaacaacaggcCAGCAGCCCTTCGACCTGTCCAAGTTCGCCACCAAACCACTGCTGCAGTCGACCTACGCGGAGCTGCTCCGCATGCTGGTACAGACGACCTTTACGCGCACCAACGAAAACGGGGACTTTGACCTTGGACCGGACTACACGGTCAGACAGAATGAAACCATgaccgtcttctcctccatcacCGCCCACAACACGGAGGCGTGGCGCGCCGCAAGGCCCGAGGCCTTGGCGAAGCCGCTGGATGTGTTTTGGCCCGAGCGCTTCCTCGTTCGCAAGAGCAAGGACGCAGCATCGCAGCCCACATTCAGCCTAGAGGGGCTGACCGAGTGCTGGATGCCGTACGGGGGAGGGCAGAGGATGTGTCCAGGCCGTCACTTTGCCAAGCTCGAGATCATCGGAACGCTGGGTGTGCTCCTGGACAACTTTGAGATGGAGTTGATGGATCGGAATCGGGCTGGAAAGGTTATACCCGACAAGAGATGGGTTCCATATGGGACGTTGCCGCCAAAGGGGCTGGTCAGTGTCCGCCTAAGGAGATTACAGAAACAGTCAGTCCTATAG
- a CDS encoding Putative cytochrome P450, producing MAQASSASERHFRAPFEVPITLNHLFLFLLIFIPVLNLAITWINFRRRLNHQDIGKLPALWPHSLPFVGSLGMTLLYLLSNPMDFFNGNKIFKLKQPVGVRLFGKQLYLVQGASNISDVFKNSWTSTSLFLHQFSLRRAFGMKEDALHLYGRDDSGSKPKPNPGSTVAAHNRIDFRSYQTITQLLSGSGFKPLMDRFERGVTGRFQRYYADVVGTEWQDVDLLDVFEDLVSAASTDALCGPHMLRRNPDFLKVLWELDRDLGVLFRGTPRFLAPKVYARRDRLFAAIKDWHAFARESFHPGAVDSNGDDVFWGSKFFRDRHRVFLEMDGMDYDAIASEDFGAIWASTRNSVMASFWAVLEIFSDPELLARVRAEVDGCRCAPGEEQVFDMDALMALPLLQSIYAEVLRLRVHIFIVRVPQRFDLSIGQWIVPRGSTMLTCSTPAHMDPDAWDDAGPAGEHPPLASFWADRFLRHGDGAETEGGPGSNNNNNNNNNNNNGSGRASGSGRGARFSLNEHEGSWIPYGGGPRMCPGRHFAKREIMLTAAIMVTFFDVQVLADVRSLKMDMGGFGFGTLGVVGKVPIRIRQRQ from the exons ATGGCGCAAGCGTCCAGTGCCTCAGAACGGCATTTCAGAGCCCCTTTTGAAGTGCCCATTACACTGAATCACCTCTTCCTGTTCTTGTTGATCTTCATTCCAGTCCTAAACCTTGCCATAACATGGATCAATTTCAGGAGGAGATTGAATCACCAGGACATTGGAAAACTGCCGGCCTTGTGGCCACACTCGCTACCCTTTGTGGGTTCGCTGGGCATGACGCTGTTATACCTGCTCAGTAACCCCATGGACTTCTTTAATGGAAACAA AATATTCAAGTTGAAGCAGCCGGTCGGGGTGAGGCTCTTCGGCAAGCAGCTATACCTGGTCCAGGGCGCGTCAAACATCTCGGACGTGTTCAAGAACTCTTGGACATCCACTTCTCTCTTCCTGCATCAGTTCAGCCTGCGCCGCGCATTCGGCATGAAGGAAGACGCCCTCCATCTGTACGGCCGTGACGACTCGGGCAGCAAGCCCAAGCCCAACCCCGGCAGTACGGTGGCGGCGCACAACCGCATCGACTTCCGCTCCTATCAGACCATTACCCAGCTCCTCTCGGGCAGCGGCTTCAAGCCGCTCATGGACCGCTTTGAGCGAGGCGTGACGGGCCGCTTCCAGCGCTACTACGCGGACGTGGTCGGGACGGAGTGGCAAGATGTCGACTTGCTTGATGTCTTTGAGGACCTGGTCTCGGCCGCAAGCACCGACGCGCTCTGCGGCCCGCACATGCTACGGCGGAACCCGGACTTCCTCAAGGTGCTCTGGGAGCTGGACCGCGACCTGGGCGTCCTGTTCAGGGGGACGCCGCGGTTCCTTGCGCCAAAGGTCTACGCCCGCCGTGACcgcctcttcgccgccatcaaggactGGCATGCCTTTGCGCGGGAGTCGTTCCATCCCGGTGCCGTTGACTCAAACGGCGACGATGTCTTTTGGGGTAGCAAGTTCTTCCGTGATCGGCATCGGGTTTTCCTGGAGATGGACGGCATGGACTACGATGCCATTGCTTCGGAGGATTTTGGAGCCATCTGGGC ATCCACCCGTAACTCGGTAATGGCCTCCTTTTGGGCCGTCCTGGAAATCTTCTCCGACCCGGAGCTGCTCGCGAGAGTCAGGGCGGAAGTCGACGGTTGCCGATGTGCACCGGGTGAAGAGCAGGTCTTTGACATGGACGCTCTCatggcgctgccgctgctgcagtCCATCTATGCCGAGGTGCTCCGCCTGCGGGTGCACATCTTCATTGTGCGGGTACCGCAGCGGTTCGACCTCTCGATCGGCCAGTGGATTGTCCCGCGCGGCTCGACGATGCTGacgtgctcgacgccggcgcaCATGGACCCGGATGCCTGGGACGACGCGGGGCCCGCGGGCGAGCACCCGCCGCTGGCCAGCTTCTGGGCCGACCGTTTCCTGCGGCACGGTGACGGAGCCGAGACAGAAGGCGGCCCAGggagcaacaacaacaacaacaacaacaacaacaacaacaacggcagTGGTAGGGCCAGTGGCTCAGGCCGCGGGGCCAGGTTCTCTCTAAATGAGCACGAGGGGTCGTGGATCCCGTATGGCGGCGGTCCGAGGATGTGTCCTGGACGGCACTTTGCCAAACGTGAGATTATGCTGACGGCTGCGATCATGGTGACATTCTTCGACGTCCAAGTGCTTGCCGATGTGCGCTCGCTGAAGATGGACATGGGTGGTTTTGGATTTGGCACGCTGGGTGTTGTTGGCAAGGTGCCGATCAGGATCCGGCAGAGGCAATAA
- a CDS encoding Putative emopamil-binding protein: protein MEAHPFYPLGVVIPGFSANTMSTPVILAWFCGIAAAIILPTLAIAVRKRPDLPSSEMATVSWFVLCTFIHFFLEGHFALHFNTMGGDMTLLGQMWKEYSLSDSRYLTGDTFVVCMETITAVFWGPLSLLCAWSIVAASPWRHPLQIVISLGQLYGDVLYYATCTFEEIVRGNMYSRPERYYFWGYYVFLNAFWIVIPTILLWQSLRAVAAVFARVNKLDQEKLVAKNE from the exons ATGGAGGCTCATCCTTTTTACCCTCTAGGGGTTGTCATTCCGGGCTTCTCTGCCAACACCATGTCGACGCCTGTTATCTTGGCCTGGTTCTGCGGCATTGCCGCTGCCATTATTCTTCCCACgctggccatcgccgtccGCAAGAGGCCAGATCTGCCCAGTAGCGAGATGGCCACTGTGAGCTGGTTTGTCCTCTGCACGTTCATTCACTTCTTTCTCGAGG GCCACTTCGCTCTACACTTCAACACCATGGGTGGCGATATGACCTTGCTGGGGCAGATGTGGAAGGAGTACTCCCTGTCCGACTCTCGCTACCTCACTGGAGACACCTTTGTGGTCTGTATGGAAACCATCACCGCCGTCTTCTGGGGCCCGCTGTCGCTCTTGTGCGCCTGGTCCATCGTGGCCGCCTCTCCCTGGCGTCATCCCCTCCAGATCGTCATcagcctcggccagctctaCGGTGACGTTCTCTACTACGCCACTTGCACCTTTGAGGAAATTGTGCGCGGAAACATGTACTCGAGACCGGAGCGCTACTACTTCTGGGGCTACTACGTCTTCCTGAACGCTTTCTGGATCGTCATCCCCACCATCCTCCTGTGGCAGAGTctgcgcgccgtcgccgccgtcttcgccagGGTCAACAAGCTAGACCAAGAAAAACTGGTGGCCAAGAACGAGTGA
- a CDS encoding Putative sterol reductase — protein MPVKEHTYQFGGPSGAFRIMVGLPMLLYTFYFVCNDKTGCPAPSTLSPRTLTLAKFKVDIPWPDNGIWGFCNWHVFGYTLAYYLLSLVLHRILPAKEVYGRKLAQSGRPLKYRFNTFNTTIVQLVGLAAGTYLKGADFVVWTFISDNYLQLLTANIIIGFALAVYIYIASFSVKPGNSENREIAVGGDTGNLIYDFYIGRELNPRVTLPFFGEIDIKTWFEFCPSLSGWLILNLAFCAKQYRNYGSLSNSIIFTTAIQAYYVLEGQYHEAGIVTMMDVIQDGMGFMLSFGDVAWVPFLYSTQTRYLSIYPVHLSWPGLTAASIVFAVGLFIFRSSNTQKRIFRVQPDHPSVKDMPYIQTKRGTRLLTGGWWGMARHINYFGDWLQASPFSLPTAVAGYVILPAGSAVSGAITMLDGREVVQGAARGWGMIFTYFYVLYFATLLIHRERRDNAACSLKYGKDWDEYESLVKWKIIPGLF, from the exons ATGCCCGTCAAGGAGCACACCTACCAGTTTGGAGGCCC TTCGGGTGCCTTTCGCATCATGGTCGGGCTTCCGATGCTTCTTTACACCTTCTACTTTGTCTGCAACGACAAGACTGGCTGCCCGGCCCCGTCAACCCTCAGCCCGCGCACCCTGACCCTGGCAAAGTTCAAGGTCGACATTCCATGGCCTGACAACGGTATCTGGGGCTTTTGCAACTGGCACGTCTTCGGCTACACGCTAGCCTACTACCTCCTCAGCTTGGTCCTCCACCGCATTCTTCCTGCCAAGGAGGTGTATGGCAGGAAGCTTGCTCAGTCCGGCCGCCCCCTCAAGTACCGCTTCAACA cCTTCAACACCACAatcgtccagctcgtcggcctAGCTGCCGGTACCTAcctcaagggcgccgacTTCGTTGTCTGGACCTTCATCTCGGACAATTACCTCCAGCTGTTAACCGCCAACATCATTATTGGCTTCGCTCTAGCTGTGTATATCTACATTGCCAGCTTCAGCGTGAAGCCTGGCAATAGCGAGAACCGCGAGATTGCTGTTGGCGGCGATACTGGTAATCTCATCTACGACTTTTATATCGGGCGCGAACTAAACCCCCGAGTGACGCTCCCCTTTTTCGGCGAGATCGACATCAAGACCTGGTTTGAATTCTGCCCCAGTCTGAGTGGCTGGCTTATCCTCAACCTTGCCTTCTGCGCCAAGCAGTACCGTAACTATGGAAGTCTGTCGAACAGTATCATCTTCACTACTGCTATCCAGGCATACTACGTTCTCGAGGGACAGTACCATGAGGCTGGCATCGTCACCATGATGGATGTGATCCAGGATGGCATGGGCTTTATGCTGTCTTTTGGCGACGTGGCCTGGGTGCCTTTCCTCTACTCTACACAAACTCGTTACCTCTCCATCTACCCGGTCCACCTCAGCTGGCCTGGCCTTACTGCTGCATCTATCGTCTTCGCCGTAGGCTTATTCATATTCCGCTCCTCCAACACCCAGAAGAGGATCTTTCGGGTGCAGCCAGACCACCCCAGCGTCAAAGACATGCCTTACATCCAAACCAAACGGGGCACAAGGCTTCTTACCGGCGGGTGGTGGGGTATGGCTCGTCATATCAACTACTTTGGCGACTGGCTCCAGGCCTCGCCCTTCAGCCTGCCCACTGCTGTGGCTGGCTATGTGATTCTGCCTGCCGGCAGCGCTGTATCTGGCGCCATTACCATGCTTGATGGGCGCGAAGTCGTCCAGGGCGCTGCTCGTGGTTGGGGCATGATTTTCACATACTTTTATGTTCTGTATTTCGCCACTCTGCTGATTCATCGCGAGAGACGGGACAATGCTGCTTGTTCGCTCAAATATGGGAAAGACTGGGACGAGTATGAGAGTCTTGTCAAATGGAAGATTATTCCTGGCCTCTTCTAG